The genomic stretch ATGCTGGATAAGTGACTTGGTCTAACAGACCTAGACATGAAAGAGAGCTGGGGTCATATCCTGAACAACCCAAAATTTAAGTCACAAACTTAACGTCACATGCCCCAGTGTTTAGTGGATGCTTTCTTCGAGGAGTTATGGTTATGGTAGCAGTAGATTCAGATACAGAGGAGTAGTTTCTGCATTGATTGAAAGTGCATATAGCTCATTAATTCTTCATTCAACTATTGATGCTTTATGAAAGTAAGGAAGACCTTGAAGTGACAGCGTAGTTTAGCACAGACATCTCCCACaggacatttatttattgagttgATATGACCTGGGGGCAAAGGTTTCCGCTCTCTGCCTCGCAGCAGTCACATGCAAACATATTTAGGTCTCTCTCAGTCTGACAGATGACAAGTGTCTAGCAGTTACCAAGTCAATATCGCAGAGAACCTTCTGAAAGCAGCATTCTTCAGATCCCAGCCAAGAGCTTTCTCTGTGGGCAATTGGCGGTGGCTTTATAATGGGTAATGCCCCCTGGAATAGCTGTACTTGCCATGACAGGTGACCAGGCTTGCCAAGAGTGCATCTGGGGGAATCGAAGCACCTTTTCTATTTGCCAGACTCAtcgctattgtgtgtgtgtgtgtgtgtgtgtgtgtgtgtgtgcgcgcgtgtgtgtgatGGATCAGAGTAACAGAGTTTTCAGGCTTCATGCATTCTCTTCTTGACCAATTTTCCCACCACTTTTACCCCCCTGCTAGATAAAATAATGGAATATTGAGGAAGTCTCTGGGCTTCTGAGTCCCAGAAGGACAGGCTTTTGTCTGTGATGAACAGGTGGGATTTTGATTTAAAGCAGAGGCTATTTAGGATTCATTCAGGGGAATTTTCCTCTCCATCACCTTGTTTGTCTAGTGAGTTGCTTCTTACGGGCTCTTCAGAGCCCTCTGTGAGATAACCACAGTCACACTGGATCTTCAAATGTTTTTCAAGGACAAACACTTCTCCCGCAGGTTTCATTAACCGCAATCATTCTGTTCTGAACTACATATTTATTCTGATTAATTCAACTTTAGCTTCCTTACTGCTTCACTGAATTTGTCACGGTTAAAAGAATCCTGAGAAGTTTTATGAAAGAAGTGCTGAAAGCCGGTTTAGGTTCAGGATTAAGTGCGCAGAGAACCTTTTGTATGTGGTGGGAGGCCGAGGCACACAGAGAATGAGATAGAACGCGGAGCTAGATTCTTCCTGAGCCTCTGGCTCAGCATCGTTCGGTTTTGAGAAAATTTCAGAGGCATGAACGCGGAGACTTCATCCATCCAGAGGATTGACTACTTCCCGCCCAGTCCTCATCCAAGAAGAGTAGCACAGGCAAAATAATGCAGTAAGCAGCATTGACCAGCAGAGGGCAAGCGTGCCACAGTGAAGTCACAATCTTCCCCCTGTTTTGACTTGGACCAGTTGCACACCGCTCTCCAAACCAACTGATAGAGAACATACAAGCCGTTCTTTCGTGTGCTTTTGCTTTCCAAATTCTTTCTGTTGAAAGGGTGGACGAGGAGAGTCATTCCGGCAAGGTTTAAATCTTAGCTTCCCTACGGCAGGAAGTTCTTGGTAAGGATTATCTACCTTCCGTTCACCCAGGTCTGTATACAAAAATGGCGATGGTCCATGCAGGCCGATTGCTCTTTGATCTTTCAAACTCGTCTCTGCCAGCCATGATGCTACATTACTGACATCCCAGCCCTTGTGAagctgagggaagagagaagctgaGGCTCATTGTGAGGCCTGGTTTCAACAAAATTAATCAGCcattaagagatggctcagtggttaagagcgcttgctgcagATACGTGCTGGTAATTCTGGCTCCTGgagggagatgaagacaggagaattccaggaTCTCACTGACTAACCAGACTAGCCAACTGGTGAGAGATCTTGTTAGGagagagatcttgtttcaaaaattaaggtggagaaTGACAGAATAAGACAACTaatgttgatctctggcctccatacatgagTGGACCACCCTCTACTCCACACgtatatgtttacacacacacacacacacacacacacacacacacacacacacatacacacaccccaagaaAGATagaattatttgtatatttgtcaGTAGATATATCCATATGCAtgtgaccatttttttttgtatgatgACATTTATCCATCTGTATAAGAAAATGAACAGCAAGATTCTCTTGATTCGGTGTCCCCTGTCCCCATCTCCTAGCCTGCAGCCTCCCCGTCTGTCCCAGCAGCTGCTACATGGCAGTGTGCTTTTCTGGTTGTGTCACCCAAGTCATGAATCTGGCCAGTGGGACAGAGACACTGAGCCGCTATTGCTACTTTTGTGTTGCCTGGCTCAGCTAGTGGCTGGGAGAGCCGAAACACTTTAAGGAGCTGTACAGAAAACGCAACTGCAGCACTCGGGCCTTTGTAATCTTGGTCTGGTTTTGCAAGGACCTGTCATAAATTCTAAGCTCTACTTTTAGTCTTTGTAGCAGGGATGTAGCAGAGGTTTGGGACTTGGCACACCTTGTTTGAAAGGTAAGCTCTGTCATCGCATGCACGAGGGACAGATTCTTTGGTTTATTTACAGCTCAGAGCTCTGAGCTCCACTGAAGGAAATGAAGTATGCTATGCATTTTCCAGACATAGACATTGAGCTTCAGGGAGTCCCAGTGTCTGTGTGCAGTACTGAGTGTGTGCAGTATTAACAGACATGTTCTTCTGCAGAGATGCTGAATATAAGCCATGATTTCTTCTGGTGTGGCATTGAAGACACGGCAGTCTAAACTGAAGCTGGAGGCAGAACTAACTGTGGTAGCATTAGTAAGAAGCAATGTATTTCCTGATGGtccctctggtttttttttttgtttttatttttatttttttgagattggtACAGTTTCCCAGAGCAGGTTTGTGCTTATCTGCACACACTGagctggttttattttcttttttcttttttttttcatggtttatttattttttttcttcttatttattttactctgtgGTGGTCACATGACAGTCTGGGACAGGGTAAAAGGGGAGGACAGCTGCACGAGTGCTCTGTGTCTGGAGAGGTGCAGTGGCTGCCTCGGGCCCAACAGTTCCCACCCAAGTGACTGTCCAGCCAGTGGTCTGAGCCCTGAGGCTGTGGTCACAGGCAAGCTGACTGGCAGTTACAGGGCCCGGTGCCCTGTTTCCAGGAGCATGCTCTCCAGCTGCAGCTTGCTGTCGCTCTCTATGTATGGCTGGTGGAGCCACATGGACAGGTAAGTCAGGATGAGGTTGTGGTCAGCAGTGTGGGCCAGCTCAGCACCAATGGTGTGCTTCAGGAGGAGCTCCTTCTTGTATGCACTGGAGAGCTGGTAGGAGACCTCATAAAAGAAGGCCGTGGGCCATGTGTGAAATAGAAGGGGCCTGTTACTTTCTTCCCTGTAATGGTAATTTTCTAGTTCACAAATTCCCTTGGTGGTTGAAGACAGCTTTTCCATTTTCGTTTGTATTTTAGTCAAGCCATCCAAGGTGACCTGCAGCTCCTCACATAACGCTTCAAGTTCCTTATCATATTCCAGAGTCGCCTTCTCTCCCTTTTCACTGGAAGCTGGGCTGCTGCTCTCTAATTCAACCTTCTCTTTACTCCTTCCATGCGGTCCACAGGTAGATATCAACAAGAagctcatggtttatttttttatatttaaaaatttccatctcctcccctcctcctcccccttccctcccctcctcctcccccttcccttccctcctcctcccccttccctcccctcccctccacccatacctcccctccctccctctccaggccaaggagccatcagggttccctactctatgttaagaccaaggtcctcccaactcccgccAGGTCCAGGCAGGTGATCgaacaagctgagaaggctcccacagagcccgtccatgcagaagaatcagagcccagggccattgtcctttgcttctcagtcaacccccactgttggccacattcagagagacgggtttggtcgcatgttccatcagtcccattccaactggagttggtgatctcccattagttctgtcccactgtcttcatgagtgaacacacccctcacgttcctgactttctttctcatgttctctctccttctgctcctcatcaggaccttgggagctcagatagcataagatatctgggagtaactctaaccaaggaagtgaaggatttatttgacaagaactttaagtctttgaagaaagaaattgaagaggataccagaaaatggaaggatctcccctgctcgtggattgggaggatcaacatagtaaaaatggcaattctaccaaaagcaatctatagattcaatgcaatcccaatcaaggtcccattaaaattcttcacagagattgagaggacaataatcaactttatatggaaaaacaagaaacccaggatagccaaaaaaatcttatgcAATAAAGgtgcttctggaggcattaccatccctgacttcaaactctattacagagctacagtattgaaaacagcttggtattggcataaaaacagagaagttgaccaatggaatcgtatagaagacccggatcttaaaccacaaacctatgaacacctgatttttgataaaggagcccaaagtacacaatggaagaaagagggcatcttcaacaaatggtgctggcataactggatgtcaacctgtagaagaatgaaagtagatccatatctatcaccatgcacaaaactcaagtccaaatggattaaagacctcaatattaatcggaacacattgagcttgatagaggagaaagtgggaagtactctacaacaaatgggcacagggaaccatttcctacgcataaccccagctgcacagacattaagggcaacattgaataaatgggacctcctgaagctgagcagcttctgtaaagcaaaggacattgtcactaagacacaaaggcagcctactgactgggaaaagatcttcaccaaccctgcaactgacaaaggtctgatctctaaaatatataaggaactcaagagactagactgagCTGGTTTTTGAATGCTGTGTGGCAAGGATGTaactaaaatgttattttacacTCATAAGAAAACATGCAATGTGGTAAATAGGCCACCACAGCTTTTATCAAATGTTCACTTCCACACTAGacattttgttctttgataaaGATAACAATACAATAGAAAAATCAATGTAACTTTTATCTATCTGCgctgaaaacaaaatacagaaagacttcAAATGTAGAgaagtcaaactcaggttgtaagAAGCATAAGGCATGTGAGGTCCAAAGGGGGCTTTTTGTTTCTGAGCTGGTGACCTGGGGCTGTAGCATTGGCTGCCTTTGGGTTGGAAGCAAAATTACAAGCAGTGAACGTGGACTTGGTGAATAGATGAGGAGAGCATCAACTCCCGACTTTTCAAAGAAATAGCTCCCTTGCACATCCTGCCAATCAAAAACCTGTTTTAAATAGCAGATTCTTCTGAAAAAACTTCCATGAAAGTTAAGTTTCTCACTATCCGTTCTCCGGTTTGACCTGGTTTTATCAGGCATTTCAAGTACTTCTTTTCTAAACTAGCTTGAAAGATGAAATAGTCTCCATTCGAGGGAagtgaaagagagggaaagggcaATTTTAGATTGAGATATTTTGGAAAGGGTGCTGACTAGGGAGAAGTCCCTGCTTAGAAACAGCAGGGGACAGACTTAGTTCCTGGAGGTTGGAGGTTAGATGTAGGCAGAGGCCAATTGATTCAAATTACTCAGATTACATATAAAGGAGgaaaaagtgatttaaataagCCAGTGACTGACGATTCACGGCAGGAATCCTGCTTGGCTAGACTACCGCACACAGGTGATGCTCCTGTAACAGCTGGAGAACTACCTAGGCTGTTCCTCTTAAAGAGGCAACTAGGTCCAAATCTCTAATGCCCATCTGTAAACAGAGTAGATCCAGGCTAGTACTCAGCAAACACTGATGTAATTAAACATGGATGCTTTGTGCTTTGGGTAAACTTTGCTATGCTCATTTGATGAGTGTGGGGGAGATCAAAGAATACCTACCGTCTTTGTGAGAGAGTAGCTGGGGCAATAGGCACTTTTCTTTTGTCTATTTGTAGTTATCCCCACTTCCCCCTAGATTCCTATGAATATTGTTTAGAATAAAAGTACTGAGGGAAAAAATAAGAGCTCCGATCAGGCTAGACTGTCTGTCTGTATTCTACCTCCACTGTACTGGGTCTATGTCTGCTGATGTTGTCCTGGCTCTATGCTATTGCTTTACCCCAGTTGTCAAAGTCCCCACTACTTTACTCTAGAGTAAATTTCACCAATGTAAACTCCATTTCTGGCACCCCTGTTTAGAGGCTTTCAGAGAAGTTCTGTTTCCTGTGGAATGAATCTCAAAGTTCACAGCATTAAGAACCGCCATATTCTCCTTCTTCAATCTTCCCTTAATTCACTTTAGCTTCACATggtttttctagtttattttgctATTCTTTATAAATGCCTTCAAACTGATTTTCTGTCTTATACGACCTCAGAGGCCTTGTATCTTCATCTGCTGATGCAAGAAGTCAAAAGTCATTGTATTATAGGGCCAGTCCCTTTACCAtttactctctcctctctctctctctctctctctctctctctctctctctctctctctcccccccccccttcccccccccccccccccccccctccctcccttccccccctctctctctctgtgtgtgtgtgtgtgtaaaatagatggggagaaagagaatgagagagaggtaCAGAGATCACTTGTGAGTGTTTTCACTCTGTGTGCAGTGAATAAGCTAGGTGGTACAGTGCTCTAATCTTAGCTACTTGGAAGACTGAGTTAGTAAAATGGAAAGTTCAAAGCTTGTCTCATCaacttagtaagaccctgccacaaaacaaaaagtaaaaagctGGTCTGGGACATAGATTGGTGGAGAAGAGTTTGACTGTTTTCTTTGAGGTccaaatataacaaaacagatgaaTGATCAAACGAACCAACAACAAATTCACTCCACTAAACATAACAACATAGTCCAGCTTGAGCACTTATCTCTGATtggatctttattttctttgagatttttaattatttaatttattgatttatttgtaatTCCACAATAGGTAAACATATAACGTTTAATAATTGCTGGCTATATATGGATTTTTCATTCTCAGATTCAGGGTTTAGTTAGCAACTCAATGGATGAAACAGGCTGCTGTGTGCTGGGGATAAGCCCTCTGCACAGCGTGCTTCTCGATCTGCTGCGGTTGTTGAGAAGCGAAGGAAATACTGGTTTAGAAAGAATTTAGGTCAATATAAATATGTGCACTATTTTAGGGGACAGGAAGtttagaaaggaaaatgatgtTGGGTAGGTGGTAGGTATTGGGTAGATGGTAGTTATTCCCGAGTAGGTAAGATAGTTTCTTGAAAATGTCAGTGGCAAACAGACCTGAATGGAGTTGGTCACTGCCTCACTGGTGATCCTCATCACTAAGGGAAAGACAGCAGAAAGTAGCAACAGcccatcacagtggggaaggtGCTTATGATGGGCTGCTCCATGGTGCCTCAGGTGACTTTCTCACCTCTCAGTAGATGAGGAAGTAGAGAAGGTGGGCCAGGAGTAGGGAGGGGCTATATGTTTCAATACCTAATCTCAAGAACCCCGTGAAGCCTGCCTCCTCTCTTAAACTGTTCACGGCATTCCAAATTGTTACTGTTAGCTCAGGACTAAGTCTCTAAACACAGGAGCCCCTGGGTTCATTTCACACTCATACTGGAAAAGTTTGTCTCCAGTGTACATGGCAATGACCCAGTGGTGATGGGAAGTAAAGGCTCATAAACTGTACATTTGTGGATGCTGTTGCAGCTGCTACGGCTAGAGCCACAGCTTGCTGCCTCAGCCACACACAGCTTTCTCACTCAGTGTGTAGTTCAtctgaaaaatgttttataataaaaatgtcaagacATACAAAATGGAGACCTTACGCATGACCTAACGTTAGTAAGTATCAAAATCTTGTGTTTTTTGGGTGTTTTTTAAGCAAAGTCTAGACATTTTATACACCAGTATAGCTCAATGAATCTCTAGTAGATAAACACAGATTAAAAATACTATAACCAATAAGACTATCATATCCAGGgctgttcctcttccttcttcttacCTTCCTCTCTTCTATAGTTGGTGTCTAAGTTTATTCAAAGTCACTTACTTTGAAATTTATCTCAAGAATCCTTTGTTATCTTGAGTTGTAGGAAATGTGGTTTGGAAGCAAGACTATACCATACCTTCAGGAGAATAAGCACCTCTGCTACCAGGTGAATGGGTCAAGAAAATAGCATGTTCTATTTGAGTTCTATTTGTACATAAAGAAGAATGACATAAGTtccaagaaaatgaatggaaccgTTGATCGTATTAAACAAGGTACACTATACCCAGGACATAAATATCACCTGCGTTCTTCCATGTTCAgaatctagatttttttaaaaagtcatgaaaggaaaggggagattgcttgaagaaaggaaaggtttcagaaggaagaaggagaaaaggcaaAGGATAAGAAGAATGCCATCAAAGCACACTGTATTCCTGTGGTAATAATGTCATAATTAAaacaatcattatttttaaatataatgctcttattctttgacatttcatatactcatataatatattttatcatactcATCCCCACTGCTTTCCATAATTCTCCTGAAATTCACCCACTGTTCCTAACTTTGtgtacttttcatttttaaatagccTATCAAGTCTGATTTGTTCTGCCCATATATCCATATGTCTATATGTCCATATTCATGGGTATGGGATCAGTTAccatatccttaaagaaaacagaatctctCTCCTTCAGAAGCCACCAATTTTTAATGGTCCTTCATCTGTGGGTGGAGACTAGttattacatataattaatataagctaatAAAACCTTCAAGCAAAACTCACATATCTAAGTATTATTTACACATTTGTATTGGTTGTGATGGTGCATGCTGGGTAATTAATTATATATGGAATGAACACACAGTACCATTGTAAAGTATGCTCTCATTTGGAGGCTGGTCAGGGTAGTTATTGA from Arvicola amphibius chromosome 12, mArvAmp1.2, whole genome shotgun sequence encodes the following:
- the LOC119827100 gene encoding cyclin-dependent kinase 2-interacting protein-like, whose translation is MSFLLISTCGPHGRSKEKVELESSSPASSEKGEKATLEYDKELEALCEELQVTLDGLTKIQTKMEKLSSTTKGICELENYHYREESNRPLLFHTWPTAFFYEVSYQLSSAYKKELLLKHTIGAELAHTADHNLILTYLSMWLHQPYIESDSKLQLESMLLETGHRAL